Proteins co-encoded in one Ruegeria sp. HKCCD4315 genomic window:
- the ftsW gene encoding putative lipid II flippase FtsW gives MTEMVYGAVQDQRGEPILPKWWRTIDRWTMSCVLILFTIGLLLGLASSPPLAGRNGFDPFHYVERQAIFGGLALIAMLLTSMMSPTLVRRLAVLGFLASFVALVFLPVFGTDFGKGAVRWYSLGFASLQPSEFLKPGFIVVAAWLLAASQEINGPPGRIWSFALCMSIVGMLVMQPDFGQACLILFGWGVMYFVAGAPMLLLVGMAGAVVLAGMFAYSNSEHFARRIDGFLNQEVDPTTQLGYATNAIREGGLFGVGVGEGQVKWSLPDAHTDFIIAVAAEEYGLILVLIIIALYALIVVRSLLRLMRERDMFIRLAGTGLACMFGVQAMINMGVAVRLLPAKGMTLPFVSYGGSSLIAGGIAIGMLLAFTRTRPQGELGDILRGRG, from the coding sequence ATGACTGAGATGGTGTATGGCGCGGTCCAGGACCAGCGCGGAGAACCGATTCTACCAAAGTGGTGGCGTACAATTGATCGCTGGACGATGTCCTGCGTGTTGATCCTTTTCACCATCGGTCTGTTGTTGGGTTTGGCCTCATCGCCGCCGCTGGCCGGGCGCAACGGGTTCGATCCTTTCCATTATGTCGAGCGTCAGGCCATCTTCGGCGGATTGGCGCTGATCGCGATGCTGCTGACATCGATGATGTCGCCGACCTTGGTGCGGCGTCTGGCTGTTCTTGGTTTTCTGGCGTCATTTGTGGCGCTGGTCTTCCTTCCGGTCTTTGGAACCGACTTTGGAAAAGGCGCGGTGCGTTGGTATTCGCTGGGCTTTGCCTCTCTGCAACCGTCCGAGTTCTTGAAACCCGGCTTCATAGTTGTGGCGGCATGGTTGCTGGCCGCGTCGCAAGAGATCAATGGCCCTCCTGGGCGTATCTGGTCCTTTGCGCTGTGCATGTCGATCGTTGGGATGTTGGTGATGCAGCCCGATTTCGGTCAGGCCTGCCTGATCCTGTTCGGCTGGGGCGTGATGTATTTCGTGGCGGGCGCCCCGATGCTTTTGCTCGTCGGCATGGCGGGGGCGGTCGTTTTGGCTGGTATGTTTGCCTATTCAAACTCCGAACACTTTGCCCGCCGCATCGATGGCTTCTTGAATCAAGAGGTCGATCCGACCACCCAGCTTGGCTATGCCACTAACGCCATTCGCGAAGGCGGGTTGTTCGGCGTTGGTGTCGGGGAAGGGCAAGTGAAATGGTCGCTGCCTGATGCGCACACCGATTTCATCATTGCTGTCGCGGCCGAGGAATACGGCCTGATCCTGGTGCTGATTATCATCGCGCTCTATGCGTTGATTGTCGTGCGCTCGTTGCTGCGGCTGATGCGCGAACGGGACATGTTCATACGTCTGGCAGGCACCGGATTGGCCTGCATGTTCGGCGTTCAGGCGATGATCAACATGGGCGTCGCCGTGCGCCTGTTGCCCGCCAAGGGCATGACGTTGCCTTTTGTCAGTTATGGCGGCTCGTCGCTGATTGCGGGCGGCATTGCCATCGGCATGTTGCTGGCCTTTACCCGAACCCGTCCACAGGGCGAGCTTGGCGATATTCTGCGCGGACGAGGATAA